One Natrinema halophilum genomic window carries:
- a CDS encoding CapA family protein, whose product MTRNRRAFLAAAGTVAVSGCAAPRAEPAASGEDDPDPPVAPDPPADRDRQRTTVGFGGDTMLGRRLNSIYGGPDGDPTAVWGDLRPRLESLDAVCCNLECCLSTRGEPFPNRAYHFRGNPAWVIPALRAGNVRFTALANNHAMDYGAVSLTDTIDVLEEAGIESAGTGATPDATIEPATFSAGDVSVACVSFSDQGSTYAVTDNRPGIAYVETDPENAETQRIVGEALERARAHDPDLLVASIHWGRNWVEQPGDRLVAFGHWLVDQGVDLVHGHSAHVVQAVEQYGDGVILHDTGDLVDDFGVKGGVRNDRSYLFEVTLEDGRVEQIRLVPIEIYDGVTRASEDAAAWLRETLRARSSFFGTTYERDGDCLLVSL is encoded by the coding sequence ATGACTCGAAACCGCCGGGCGTTCCTCGCGGCCGCCGGAACCGTGGCAGTCAGCGGTTGCGCAGCGCCCAGAGCTGAGCCGGCCGCATCCGGGGAAGACGACCCTGACCCTCCCGTCGCACCCGATCCACCAGCCGACCGCGATCGCCAGCGAACGACCGTCGGATTCGGCGGCGATACGATGCTCGGGCGGCGACTCAACAGCATTTACGGGGGCCCCGACGGCGATCCAACCGCCGTGTGGGGAGACCTCCGACCGCGCCTCGAATCGCTCGACGCCGTCTGCTGTAACCTCGAGTGCTGTCTGTCGACGCGGGGTGAACCGTTTCCGAATCGAGCGTATCACTTCCGTGGCAATCCAGCGTGGGTTATCCCCGCGCTCCGCGCCGGAAATGTCCGATTCACGGCGCTCGCGAACAACCACGCGATGGACTACGGGGCGGTGTCGCTGACCGATACGATCGACGTACTCGAGGAAGCCGGTATCGAATCCGCGGGGACCGGCGCGACGCCGGACGCGACCATCGAGCCGGCGACTTTTTCCGCTGGCGACGTCTCGGTCGCTTGCGTCTCGTTCTCGGACCAGGGCAGCACGTACGCCGTGACCGATAACCGGCCCGGCATAGCCTACGTGGAAACCGACCCGGAGAACGCCGAAACTCAGCGAATCGTCGGAGAGGCGCTCGAGCGCGCGCGAGCGCACGATCCGGATCTGCTCGTCGCGTCGATCCACTGGGGGCGAAACTGGGTCGAGCAGCCAGGCGACCGGCTCGTTGCGTTCGGCCACTGGCTCGTCGATCAGGGCGTCGATCTGGTTCACGGCCACAGCGCTCACGTCGTCCAGGCCGTCGAACAGTACGGCGACGGCGTTATTCTGCACGATACGGGCGACCTCGTCGACGATTTCGGCGTGAAAGGTGGTGTGAGAAACGATCGAAGCTACCTCTTCGAAGTCACGCTCGAGGACGGACGGGTCGAGCAAATACGGCTCGTTCCGATCGAAATCTACGACGGCGTCACGCGCGCCAGCGAGGATGCGGCGGCGTGGCTCCGGGAAACGCTTCGTGCCCGCTCGAGTTTCTTCGGGACGACGTACGAACGAGATGGAGATTGCCTTCTGGTGTCGCTGTGA
- a CDS encoding YndJ family transporter has translation MTDLSAALGAVLWFVLAAGVGGAFDLSTVELYVALAALVLVPLGIGIAVSARDTNVFTRHYSVVILGQPPAALAVVGALAAPQGTLTAMALVVPWLGVTGIIALFGLRRLLSRGIGPLPALAIDVALLYVPVAAAALFLHVAGIALRFAPIIVLLTAVHFHYAGFVLPLVVGRVGRRLTGDVGGFAPTAAGRVATASTLVIIVGIAMIAVGITFSPLIELLAVVCFATAVAGFAVLLVWAVVPAVPRLPGLLLTVASLSILWTMALALAFAVSSLPGTPSVVTIPEMLRWHGSVNAGGFALPAILAVRLLERVDESSA, from the coding sequence ATGACAGATTTGAGCGCGGCACTCGGCGCGGTTCTCTGGTTCGTCCTCGCCGCCGGGGTCGGCGGTGCGTTCGACCTGTCGACCGTCGAACTGTACGTCGCTCTCGCGGCGCTCGTCCTCGTGCCCCTCGGTATCGGGATTGCGGTGTCTGCTCGCGACACGAACGTGTTCACGCGTCACTACTCGGTCGTCATCCTCGGGCAGCCGCCGGCTGCACTCGCCGTCGTGGGGGCACTTGCCGCGCCCCAGGGCACCCTCACCGCGATGGCGCTCGTCGTCCCATGGCTTGGCGTCACCGGCATCATAGCCCTGTTCGGGCTTCGACGGCTCCTGTCTCGAGGCATCGGACCGCTGCCCGCCCTCGCGATCGACGTTGCGCTCCTCTACGTTCCCGTCGCCGCCGCCGCGCTTTTCCTGCACGTTGCCGGTATCGCGCTGCGCTTCGCACCGATCATCGTCCTCCTGACGGCGGTCCACTTCCACTACGCCGGGTTCGTCCTGCCGCTCGTCGTCGGCCGGGTCGGACGGCGTTTGACCGGCGACGTCGGCGGGTTTGCACCGACGGCCGCGGGACGGGTGGCGACCGCGTCGACGCTCGTGATCATCGTCGGCATCGCCATGATCGCCGTCGGGATCACGTTCTCCCCGCTGATCGAATTGCTCGCCGTGGTATGCTTTGCGACCGCGGTTGCTGGCTTCGCGGTGCTTCTCGTTTGGGCTGTCGTTCCGGCGGTCCCGCGGCTGCCGGGACTGTTGCTGACGGTCGCTTCGCTGTCGATACTCTGGACGATGGCGCTAGCGCTCGCATTCGCCGTCTCGTCGCTTCCCGGAACGCCCTCGGTCGTCACTATCCCGGAGATGCTCCGCTGGCACGGGAGCGTCAACGCCGGCGGATTCGCCCTGCCAGCCATTCTCGCCGTTCGACTGCTCGAGCGAGTCGACGAGTCGTCGGCATAG
- a CDS encoding DUF4166 domain-containing protein encodes MTGLFEREVGDDWETLHPRVRERYGLEADEDRIVVGVGRMTELDRNPLAVPIRRLGTLDDFLFPEGGSDVPFTITTEAFVDDAGNEALFLHRRFETSPPRAFVDTLRWNPERGCLTDLFGRRGHVAADVRVRADNESLALSIGTQWLRARGTYVALPNPLSVDGHLRDWYDDDADRFRVAAESTNPLVGTVFGYTGTFESDFRPTDPDAATRSALGGIDLPGENA; translated from the coding sequence GTGACCGGGCTCTTCGAGCGCGAGGTCGGCGACGACTGGGAGACCCTCCATCCCCGTGTTCGGGAGCGCTACGGCCTCGAGGCCGACGAGGACCGTATCGTCGTCGGCGTCGGCCGGATGACCGAACTGGACCGGAATCCGCTCGCGGTGCCGATCCGTCGGCTCGGGACGCTCGACGACTTCCTCTTCCCAGAGGGCGGCAGCGACGTTCCGTTTACGATCACGACGGAGGCGTTCGTCGACGACGCGGGAAATGAGGCGCTGTTCCTCCACCGTCGCTTCGAGACCTCGCCGCCGCGAGCATTCGTCGACACGCTGCGGTGGAATCCCGAACGAGGGTGTCTCACCGATCTGTTCGGCCGTCGCGGACACGTCGCCGCCGACGTACGCGTCCGAGCCGACAACGAGTCCCTCGCGCTGTCGATCGGCACGCAGTGGCTTCGAGCCCGGGGAACCTACGTCGCCCTCCCCAACCCGCTGTCGGTCGACGGCCACCTTCGCGACTGGTACGACGATGATGCGGACCGGTTCCGCGTTGCGGCGGAGAGTACGAATCCGCTCGTCGGAACGGTGTTTGGGTACACCGGGACGTTCGAGAGTGACTTCCGGCCCACCGATCCCGATGCGGCGACTCGCTCTGCTCTCGGCGGCATCGACCTGCCGGGTGAGAACGCGTGA
- a CDS encoding complex I NDUFA9 subunit family protein, with product MNVLVAGGTGCLGRSLCRVLADRGHEVTAASRSPDASELPDGVATTVLDVTESDLTAAVAGHDAVVNLVALPSHVESRDRSHESVHYDGTRHLVSASEETGVERFVQLSGLGVDDGVQTAYFRAKRRAERVVRRSSLEWVIYRPSVVFGDGCAFTPFVERMSPPLVTPLPGGGRMHLQPIWVEDLTPMIADGLETDRHAERCYEIGGPERLTLAETVTTIRGGGIVVPIPLLLAGIVARVVDPLPQIPFGRDQYRALHLDNTTTDDALDAFGVDPASLRTLSAWIETARGDR from the coding sequence ATGAACGTCCTGGTCGCGGGCGGGACGGGCTGTCTCGGCCGATCCCTGTGTCGCGTGCTGGCCGATCGCGGACACGAGGTGACGGCCGCCTCGCGGTCGCCCGACGCGAGCGAGTTGCCGGACGGAGTCGCGACGACGGTACTGGACGTGACCGAGTCCGATCTCACGGCGGCGGTGGCCGGCCACGACGCTGTCGTCAACCTCGTGGCGCTCCCGTCGCACGTCGAGTCCCGCGACCGGAGCCACGAGTCGGTCCACTACGACGGCACGCGCCACCTCGTCTCGGCGAGCGAGGAAACCGGCGTCGAGCGATTCGTCCAGCTGAGCGGGCTCGGCGTCGACGACGGCGTACAAACGGCGTACTTCCGGGCCAAGCGGCGGGCCGAACGCGTCGTCCGTCGCTCGAGCCTCGAGTGGGTGATCTACCGCCCGTCGGTCGTCTTCGGCGACGGCTGTGCGTTCACGCCGTTCGTCGAGCGGATGAGTCCGCCGCTGGTGACGCCGCTGCCGGGTGGCGGTCGGATGCATCTGCAGCCGATCTGGGTGGAAGACCTCACGCCGATGATCGCCGACGGCCTCGAGACGGACCGCCACGCGGAGCGATGCTACGAGATCGGCGGTCCCGAGCGTCTCACGCTGGCGGAGACGGTGACGACGATCCGCGGCGGAGGGATCGTCGTGCCGATTCCGCTGCTTCTCGCAGGGATCGTCGCACGCGTCGTCGATCCGCTCCCGCAGATCCCGTTCGGCCGCGACCAGTATCGCGCGCTGCACCTCGACAACACGACGACCGACGACGCCCTCGACGCGTTCGGCGTCGACCCGGCGTCGCTTCGGACGCTGTCCGCGTGGATCGAAACCGCTCGGGGTGATCGATAG
- a CDS encoding winged helix-turn-helix domain-containing protein translates to MSKTESDRSNGGGKIIYDVLGDHPRTRIVFTLIAQSRRGDTHDLNISDLARMAGVERSTVYDHIDQLLETGVVEESRTIGNSKMYQINRDSEAAKGLAKFDDARLMEE, encoded by the coding sequence ATGTCGAAAACCGAATCCGACCGATCGAATGGCGGTGGGAAAATCATCTACGACGTGCTAGGCGACCACCCAAGAACCCGGATAGTGTTCACGCTGATAGCCCAGTCCCGACGTGGCGACACCCACGACCTGAATATCTCCGACCTCGCTCGCATGGCCGGAGTGGAACGATCAACCGTCTACGACCACATAGACCAGTTGCTTGAGACAGGGGTCGTTGAGGAATCACGGACGATCGGCAACTCGAAAATGTACCAGATAAACCGGGACAGCGAGGCAGCCAAAGGACTAGCAAAGTTTGACGACGCAAGGCTGATGGAGGAGTGA
- a CDS encoding single-stranded-DNA-specific exonuclease RecJ, with amino-acid sequence MTGPVPELEDRAIACAKRLCAADRVLLASHIDADGLTSAAIAAQALERAGIPFETVFEKQLDEDAISAIADTDYDTVLFTDFGSGQLDVIGEYEDAGDLTPVIADHHQPADRETDYHLNPLLFGINGASELSGAGASYVLARALADVCSGSRAAAADGGERVDESRSSSEHRSDGGAVAESTGPTARADNRDLAALAVVGAVGDMQAAGGELHGANAEIVAEGVEAGVIETGKDLALYGKQTRPLPKLLEYATDVHIPGISNDANGALRFLDELDLELKRDGEWRRWAGLTSEEKQTVASALVRRAVSRGVPATKIDGLVSTAYVLSEESVGTELRDASEFSTLLNATARYERADVGLSVCLGDRGGALERARQLLREHRRNLSNGIDLVTREGVTQEDHVQWFHAGDRIRETIVGIVAGMAMGNAGISRSKPIVAFADKNDEEVKVSARGTHSLVRKGLDLSIVMGDASRAIGGDGGGHDVAAGATVPKGNEEAFVERADEIVGEQLS; translated from the coding sequence ATGACAGGGCCGGTTCCCGAACTCGAGGATCGCGCGATAGCGTGTGCCAAGCGGTTGTGTGCGGCCGATCGCGTGCTGCTCGCCTCCCACATCGACGCGGACGGGCTGACGAGCGCCGCGATCGCCGCGCAGGCGCTCGAGCGGGCGGGGATCCCGTTCGAGACGGTCTTCGAGAAGCAACTCGACGAAGACGCGATCAGCGCGATCGCGGACACCGACTACGACACCGTCCTGTTCACCGACTTCGGGAGCGGCCAGCTCGACGTGATCGGCGAATACGAGGACGCAGGCGATCTAACCCCGGTCATCGCGGACCACCACCAGCCCGCCGACCGGGAGACAGACTACCACCTCAACCCGCTCCTGTTCGGTATCAACGGCGCTTCGGAACTGTCGGGCGCCGGTGCGAGTTACGTCCTCGCACGGGCGCTCGCGGACGTGTGCAGTGGTTCCCGGGCCGCTGCAGCCGACGGCGGTGAACGAGTCGACGAATCGCGGTCCTCGTCGGAACACCGTTCCGACGGCGGAGCCGTCGCCGAATCGACGGGGCCCACAGCCCGCGCCGACAACCGCGATCTGGCCGCTCTCGCAGTGGTCGGCGCCGTCGGCGACATGCAGGCCGCCGGCGGCGAACTCCACGGCGCAAACGCGGAGATCGTCGCAGAGGGCGTCGAGGCCGGCGTCATCGAGACCGGCAAGGACCTCGCGCTCTACGGGAAACAGACCCGGCCGCTCCCGAAACTGCTCGAGTACGCCACCGACGTCCACATCCCCGGCATCTCGAACGATGCGAACGGCGCGCTGCGCTTCCTGGACGAACTCGATCTCGAGTTGAAACGCGACGGCGAATGGCGGCGCTGGGCCGGCCTCACGAGCGAGGAAAAACAGACCGTCGCCAGCGCGCTCGTTCGACGGGCCGTCTCGCGGGGCGTCCCCGCGACGAAGATCGATGGGCTCGTAAGCACTGCCTACGTCCTGAGCGAGGAATCCGTCGGAACGGAACTGCGGGACGCGAGCGAGTTTTCGACCCTGCTCAACGCGACTGCCCGGTACGAGCGCGCCGACGTCGGTCTCAGCGTCTGTCTCGGCGATCGAGGCGGCGCGCTCGAGCGCGCACGCCAGCTCCTGCGCGAGCACCGGCGAAACCTCTCGAACGGGATCGATCTCGTCACCCGCGAGGGGGTCACACAGGAAGACCACGTGCAGTGGTTCCACGCCGGCGATCGCATTCGCGAGACGATCGTCGGCATCGTCGCGGGGATGGCGATGGGCAACGCGGGGATCAGCCGCTCGAAGCCGATCGTCGCGTTCGCGGACAAGAACGACGAGGAAGTGAAGGTCTCTGCCAGAGGAACTCACTCCCTCGTTCGCAAGGGGCTCGACCTCTCGATCGTGATGGGAGATGCGTCCCGCGCCATCGGTGGCGACGGCGGCGGTCACGACGTCGCCGCGGGCGCGACGGTCCCGAAAGGAAACGAAGAAGCGTTCGTCGAACGTGCCGACGAGATCGTCGGCGAACAACTCTCCTGA
- a CDS encoding PHP-associated domain-containing protein: MTTQIPFAIDFHVHSDDSYDGHEPIELILEHAADIGLDGVVITDHDEIDESRRAANLAPQYGLIGIPGVEVSTQHGHLLAIGVENRPDPGQPFMDTVEIVRELGGVAIVPHPFQRSRHGVRKRWIDDADAIETYNSMLFTGYRNRRARTFARRRNYPQIGASDAHYLPNVGKAYTEVLVTPDAATPTKADIDGDDLVDAILEGRTQIHGKRTPIRKSAVQYGKGAVRKTAYMFTSRAPLLPTVPASMDRST; this comes from the coding sequence ATGACCACGCAGATTCCGTTTGCGATCGACTTCCACGTCCACTCCGACGACTCCTACGACGGACACGAACCGATCGAACTCATTCTCGAGCACGCCGCCGATATCGGCCTCGACGGGGTGGTCATCACGGACCACGACGAAATCGATGAATCGCGCCGGGCGGCGAACCTCGCGCCGCAGTACGGACTGATCGGGATTCCCGGCGTCGAAGTTTCAACCCAGCACGGCCATTTACTGGCGATTGGCGTCGAGAACCGCCCCGATCCCGGCCAGCCGTTCATGGATACCGTCGAGATCGTTCGCGAATTGGGCGGCGTCGCGATCGTACCGCACCCGTTCCAGCGCAGCCGCCACGGCGTCAGAAAGCGGTGGATCGACGACGCCGACGCGATCGAGACCTACAATTCGATGCTGTTTACCGGCTACCGGAACCGACGTGCGCGAACGTTCGCACGACGTCGAAACTATCCACAGATCGGGGCCAGCGATGCACACTACCTTCCAAACGTCGGGAAAGCGTATACAGAGGTTCTCGTGACGCCCGACGCAGCGACTCCCACGAAAGCCGATATCGACGGTGACGATCTCGTCGACGCGATCCTCGAGGGTCGAACCCAGATCCACGGCAAGCGCACGCCGATCCGCAAGAGCGCCGTCCAGTACGGAAAAGGCGCGGTGCGCAAGACGGCCTACATGTTCACCTCTCGCGCGCCGTTGCTGCCGACGGTGCCGGCGTCGATGGACAGATCGACCTGA